TTGAGGATGATCTGACCCATACCAGCCTGCCGATCCTTGAGAAAATCGATACCGCTCCGCCCGGCGCCTACAGCTGCCTGTTTTATGGGCTTGGTTCCGACGGCACGGTGGGGGCCAACAAGAACTCCATCAAAATCATCGGCGACCATACCGATCTTTTTGTGCAAGGCTATTTTGTTTACGATTCCAAGAAATCGGGCGGTATCACTGTCTCGCATCTGCGCTTTGGCAAAACAGCGATCCAATCGCCCTATCTGATTGGAGCGGCCGACCTGATTGCCTGTCATAACCCCTCCTTTGTGGATAAATATGATATGGCTGGCGATCTCAAAACAGGCGGCATCTTCCTGCTGAACTCTCCCTGGACAGCCGCAGAAATGGCAGAGAAACTGCCTGCCCGCCTGAAACGAACGCTGGCCGAAAAACAAGCCCGCTTCTATACGGTCGACGCCTTAAAAATCGCCCGCGAAGTCGGCATGGGCAATCGTATCAATGTTGTGATGCAGGCCTGCTTCTTCCACATTGCGAATGTCATTCCCTCGGCGCAGGCCATTGATTACATCAAGCAAGCCGTTGTCAAGACGTATGGCAAAAAAGGCGAAAAAGTGGTGGCGATGAACTTTGCCGCCATCGACCTTTCCATTGCGGGCTTGCTGGAAATTCCCGTGCCGTCGGCTTGGCGTGACCTGCCGGAACCGGTCAAAGCCAAAGAGAATCTGCCTTGGTTCATCAGCCATATCGCGCAACCGATGACTGCCCTGAAGGGGGATCAGCTGCCGGTCAGCGTTTTCCCGGCGGACGGCAGCTATCCGGTGGGGACAACCGCTTATGAAAAACGCGGTATCGCGGTGGATATCCCTGTCTGGCAGATGTCGCAATGCATTCAATGCAACCAATGCGCATTTGTCTGCCCGCATGCGGCCATTCGCCCCTATTTGGCGGAGCCAGACGCGTTGAACCAAAAACCAAACGGTCTGACCAGCAAAGCGGCCATTGGCAAAGAAGCAGCCGGGAAACAATTCATCATTCAAGTGTCGCCTCTGGACTGCACCGGCTGCGGCAACTGTGTTGAGGTTTGCCCCGCCAAAGACAAAGCGCTGCTGCTGCAAAATCTGCAGACGGTGAAGGAAACCGAAATTGCGAAGTATGAATTTGTAGAAAAATTGCCCGGAACGGAGAACCGATTCAATGTGGCCACCGTCAAAGGCAGCCAATTCAATTCGCCGCTCTTCCAATTCTCCGGCGCCTGCGCCGGCTGCGGCGAGACTCCTTATATCAAAGTAGTGACCCAATTATTCGGCGACCGCATGGTGATTGCCAACGCCACCGGCTGCTCCTCCATTTACGGCGGCAGCGCGCCGTCCAATCCCTATTGCAGCAACCAAAAAGGGCAGGGCCCGGCCTGGGGCAATTCTCTCTTTGAAGACAATGCGGAATATGGTTTTGGCATGGCGATTGCCTATATCCAGCGCCGCGATCAATTAGCCGCGCTGGTAACGCAAATGCTGACGACAGCGATCACAGGCGATGTCAAAACAGCCCTGGAGAATTGGCTGCAGCATCGTATGGATGCCAAACTCTCCCGTCTGTACGGCGAGCAATTAAAAGAATTGCTGCCGCAGGCAATGGCCAAAGCCGCTGAAGCCGACCAAAAAGCCTACGCGGAGATTCTGGAACGCAGCGATTTGTTTGTCAAGCCGTCTATTTGGATCTTCGGCGGCGATGGGTGGGCTTACGATATCGGTTATGGCGGCCTGGATCATGTCCTGGCGCAGAATATCGATGTCAATGTGCTGGTGCTTGATACGGAAGTCTATTCCAACACCAACGGTCAGGCCTCCAAGGCGACGCCAACCGGCGCCATGGCCAAATTTGCCGCCACCGGTAAGAAAACCAAGAAAAAAGATCTCGGCATGATGGCGATGTCCTACGGCTACGTCTATGTCGCCTCCGTCAATATGGGCGCCAATCAAAACCAATTTGTCAAGGCTCTGGCGGAAGCGGAAAGCTACAACGGTCCCTCGCTGCTGATTTGCTATTCTCCCTGCATCAATCATGGCATCAATATGGGTGAATCGCAGCTGGAAGCCAAGCGAGCTACCCTGGCGGGCTATTGGCCGCTCTACCGTTACAATCCGGAGCGGGCAGCAGCCGGTGAAAATCCTTTCCAAATCGACTATCAGGCAGCAAAAGAAGATTTCAAAACATTTTTAATGAGCGAAGTCCGCTTTTCGGCGCTGGCAAAAGAATTTCCGCAGGAAGCGGAGCGGCTCTTTGCCAAGGCGGAAAAGGAAGCCGACGAGCGGTTTGCCATGCACAGCAAAATGGCAAAAAAGCCGGATTAATGGGTTCGCTGTCGGGATTGGCGCAATCGTCAGTCAAAAGAGACCGGAATAAATCAGTTCCGGCCTCTTTCTTGCAGTACCGCACAAAACAGCCGAAAGCAAAGATATAAATTTTGAGCATAGGGAAGGAAATTTCCCTTGCATCAAAGAATTTAAAAAAGGATCACTTAGTTCGCAAAGTGAAAAAATCAAGGATGGCAGAGAGAAAAAGAGGCTCTACTCCCGAAGTAGTCGATCTGATATCATTGGAGCAGGGTGGTGAAGGAATGGAATCCATAAACAACCTATCGAAAATGATGGCGGGTTCGCTCGGTTTGGAAGAACCGTGGTATATCATCGGCGCAGAGTTTAACGAGAAGGAACCTGCCCTACACATTCATGTTGGGATCCAGAAGGGGGCGGCCATTGGCTGCCCCAAATGCGGCGCGTAAACCAAACGATTCGGTTATGAGACCAGGGAGCGTGTGTGGCAACAGGGGGACGTGATGTTCTATCCGTGCCTGGTACATTGCCGCCGACCAAAAGTGCTGTGCCCACACTGCGGAAGCGTCCGGGTCAACGCACCGTTTGAACGGAGAAACAGCCGCCAAACTGGATTGCCCGGCGAATCTGGACCGCATTCATGTTGACCTGGGGGATTTTGACAGTTTAATTGCCAATTCGGATCCGGCACTGGCAAAAATAGAAATGTAGGTAGTAATGAAAAAATTTATCGGCAATAAAGCCTTTTATCAGATGGTCCTGCTGTTGGTCGTTCCCATGATCATTCAGCAGGGGATTACCAGTATCGTCAATTTATTGGACAATGTCATGGTGGGCCGGCTCGGAACGGAAGCGATTTCCGCTGTGGCGATCTGCAGCCAGTTTTTCTTCGTCTTAAACGTTACCATTTTCGGTGGACTTTCCGGCGCCTCTATTTTCTCAGCTCAGTTCTTTGGCCGCAAGGATTATGAAGGCGTCATGCATACTTTTCGCTACAAAATTCTCTTTGGTATCGCGATTTGTTTTGCGGCGATATTGGCCTTCAACATTTGGGATGTTCAATTGATTCAACTTTTCCTGAATGAAACGGCGGGAGACGCGGCGGATCTGGCGCAAACCATGCTTTTAGCCAGGCAATATCTCAAAATTATGCTTTGGGGTATCGTGCCGTTTATGATTTCGCAGTGTTTTTCTTCCACCTTACGGGAAAGCGGCAATACCGTCATTGCCATGACCGGCAGCATTCTGGCAGTTCTGACCAATCTGGTTGGCAATTATCTGCTCATTTTCGGCAGTTTCGGCTTCCCGCGCCTGGGCGTGGCAGGGGCTGCCATTGCCACCGTGATTTCGCGTTTGGTAGAAGCGGGCTTTATTGTTGGGGTGACCTGGCTGCAAAGAGACAATTTCTATTTTGTGCGCAAAGCCTTCCAAAGCGCCTATATCCCGGCGAAGATCCTCAAAGGCATTGCCATCAAAGGCTCTCCCTTACTGGCCAACGAATTGATCTGGTCGATCGCCACCGCCTCGCTCACCGCCAACTATGCCTTCCGCGGTATCACAGTGGTAGCCGCCCTGAATATAGCATCCACGATTTCTCAATTATTCGCCATCTTTTTTATGTCGATGGGCAATGCGGTTGGTGTTTTGGTTGGGCAGCAGCTGGGTGCCGGTGATTTCGCCAAAGCCAAAGACACCGATCATAAACTGATTTTTCTCAATGTCTGCACCTCCGTGGTTCTGGGCTGTCTCTTGGCTTTGTTTTCTTCCTACATTCCGTTGATTTACAATACGGAAGCTGCGGTTCGTCAGATGGCATCCGGCTTCCTGATTGTGGCTGCTATGGCCTTCCCGCTGCACTCCTTTAACCACAGCGTTTATTTTACGCTGCGTACCGGCGGCAAAACGATCATTACCTTTTTCTTTGACAGTGTCTTCACCTGTGTCGTCAGCGTTCCCCTGGCCTTTTTCCTCTCGCGCTATACCAGGCTGCCGATTGTGACGGTCTATCTGATTGTAAACATGGCCGATGGTATCAAATCGGTCATCGGTTATATCATGCTGAGAACCGACAGCTGGGTAAAAAGTATCATTGCTTAGAAGAAAAGATGTTGCCCCAGCGCTCGGCGTTGAAAACAACGAATGCCCCAACGCAGCTCCATTGTTTTGCCGGTGTTGATTTACCCATACACAAAATGTTATTGCGGTGTGAATTCAACCTACATACAAGGTAGGGAACGGTCTTGACCGTTCCGCGTACCCAGTCCCATGCGTTCCGCGTACTCCGTTTCATGCGTAACCACATTATTATTGCGGTGTTTTTTTACCCATACACAAGGTAGGGAACGGTCTTGACCGTTCCGCGTTCCGCGTACCAGCGTTCCGCGTACCCCGTACCTGTGCATCTCTATTGTTATTGTGGTGTTTTTTTACCCACACGCAAGGTAGGGAACGGTCTTGACCGTTCCGCGTTCCCCGTACCTGTGCATCTCTATTGTTATTGTGGTGTTTTTTTACCCATACGCAAGGTGCGGAACGGTCAAGACCGTTCCCTACATTTGCCCATTGTGTTTTGCACTATGCGATAATTATTCCATTGCTTGGCGGAGTAAATGCAATTGATTTCGGTGTTCCGCATACCCCGTTTCATGCGTAACCACATTATTATTGCGGTGTTTTTTTACCCATACACAAGGTAGGGAACGGTCTTGACCGTTCCGCGTACCCCGTTCCAGCGTTCCGCGTTCCCCGTACCTGTGCATCTCTATTGTTATTGTGGTGTTTTTTTACCCATACACAAGGTAGGGAACGGTCTTGACCGTTCCGCGTTCCCGGCGTAGCTTCATCGTTATTTTGGCGTGAATTCAACCTACACGCAAGGTAGGGAACGGTCTTGACCGTTCCGCGTTCCCCGTTCCAGCGTTCCGCATACCCCGTTTCATGCGTAACCACATTATTATTGCGGTGTTGATTTCACATATACACAAGGTAGGGAACGGTCTTGACCGTTCCGCGTTCCATGTGCAGCTTCATCGTTATTTTGGTGTGAATTCAACCTACACGCAAGGTGCGGAACGGTCAAGACCGTTCCCTACATTTGCCCATGGTGTTTTGCGCTATGCGATAATTATTCCATCGCCCATCGTGTTTTGCGCTATGCGATAATTATTCCATTGCCCATGGTGTTTTGCGCTATGCGATAATTATTCCATCGCCCATCGTGTTTTGCGCTATGCGATAATTATTCCATTGCCCATCGTGTTTTGCGTTATGCGATAATTATTCCATTGCCCATCGTGTTTTGCGTTATGCGATAATTATTCCATCGCTTGGCGGCGTAAATGCAATTGATTTCGGTGTTCCGCGTACCCCGTTTCATGCGTAACCACATTATCATTGCGGTGTTGATTTCACCTACACACAAGGTAGGGAACGGTCTTGACCGTTCCGCGTACCCCGTTTCATGCGTAACCACATTATCATTGCGGTGTTGATTTCACCTACACACAAGGCAGGGAACGGTCAAGACCGTTCCAATGCCGCCCATTCAAAACGGCAATTGAAAGA
This genomic stretch from Negativicutes bacterium harbors:
- the nifJ gene encoding pyruvate:ferredoxin (flavodoxin) oxidoreductase; the encoded protein is MPFTKQTIDGNTAAAHVAYAFSDLAALYPITPSTTMGEVCDEWAAAGRKNLFGQTLKITEMQSEAGAAGAVHGALSAGAMTTTFTASQGLLLMIPNMYKIAGEMLPTVFHVSARAIASHALSIFGDHQDVMATRQTGFVMLASASVQEVMDLALVAHLATLKAHLPFLHFFDGFRTSHEIQKIELIDYEEMAKLIDWNEVKAFRARALNPEHPVQHGTAQNADIYFQGREAANSYYQAVPAIVTEMMQKVGELTGRHYQPFDYIGAADASEIIVAMGSSCETIEETVNYLLGQGQKIGLIKVRLYRPFSSRDFLRVLPKTVEKIAVLDRTKEPGSLGEPLYLDVCAVFANQAEHPQVVGGRYGLGSKDLTPSMVNAVYQNLHQAQPKNGFTVGIEDDLTHTSLPILEKIDTAPPGAYSCLFYGLGSDGTVGANKNSIKIIGDHTDLFVQGYFVYDSKKSGGITVSHLRFGKTAIQSPYLIGAADLIACHNPSFVDKYDMAGDLKTGGIFLLNSPWTAAEMAEKLPARLKRTLAEKQARFYTVDALKIAREVGMGNRINVVMQACFFHIANVIPSAQAIDYIKQAVVKTYGKKGEKVVAMNFAAIDLSIAGLLEIPVPSAWRDLPEPVKAKENLPWFISHIAQPMTALKGDQLPVSVFPADGSYPVGTTAYEKRGIAVDIPVWQMSQCIQCNQCAFVCPHAAIRPYLAEPDALNQKPNGLTSKAAIGKEAAGKQFIIQVSPLDCTGCGNCVEVCPAKDKALLLQNLQTVKETEIAKYEFVEKLPGTENRFNVATVKGSQFNSPLFQFSGACAGCGETPYIKVVTQLFGDRMVIANATGCSSIYGGSAPSNPYCSNQKGQGPAWGNSLFEDNAEYGFGMAIAYIQRRDQLAALVTQMLTTAITGDVKTALENWLQHRMDAKLSRLYGEQLKELLPQAMAKAAEADQKAYAEILERSDLFVKPSIWIFGGDGWAYDIGYGGLDHVLAQNIDVNVLVLDTEVYSNTNGQASKATPTGAMAKFAATGKKTKKKDLGMMAMSYGYVYVASVNMGANQNQFVKALAEAESYNGPSLLICYSPCINHGINMGESQLEAKRATLAGYWPLYRYNPERAAAGENPFQIDYQAAKEDFKTFLMSEVRFSALAKEFPQEAERLFAKAEKEADERFAMHSKMAKKPD
- a CDS encoding MATE family efflux transporter is translated as MKKFIGNKAFYQMVLLLVVPMIIQQGITSIVNLLDNVMVGRLGTEAISAVAICSQFFFVLNVTIFGGLSGASIFSAQFFGRKDYEGVMHTFRYKILFGIAICFAAILAFNIWDVQLIQLFLNETAGDAADLAQTMLLARQYLKIMLWGIVPFMISQCFSSTLRESGNTVIAMTGSILAVLTNLVGNYLLIFGSFGFPRLGVAGAAIATVISRLVEAGFIVGVTWLQRDNFYFVRKAFQSAYIPAKILKGIAIKGSPLLANELIWSIATASLTANYAFRGITVVAALNIASTISQLFAIFFMSMGNAVGVLVGQQLGAGDFAKAKDTDHKLIFLNVCTSVVLGCLLALFSSYIPLIYNTEAAVRQMASGFLIVAAMAFPLHSFNHSVYFTLRTGGKTIITFFFDSVFTCVVSVPLAFFLSRYTRLPIVTVYLIVNMADGIKSVIGYIMLRTDSWVKSIIA